A stretch of DNA from Streptomyces rubradiris:
CCATGCCCGACTTTTGTCATTTTGTACTACTGCTCGCATGGTGCCGGATCCTCCCAGGCCCCGGCCCGCGCCCCGGGCCGACACCGCCGCCGCGGGCGCACCATCCACCGACTGGCCCACAATGAGCCGGTGAACGACCTCGCTCTGCTCCTCACCCCCGAAGGCCGCGCCCTCCTCGACGAGGTGCGCGACACCGAGCCCGCGCGGGAACTCGCGGTGGCCACCCGGCTGCGCCGCGACCACCCCGCCGAACTGGTCTCGGCCGCGCTGGGCCAGGCCCGGCTGCGGCAGCGGGCGGTGGCGAAGTTCGGGGCGGAGGACGCCGGCCGGATGTTCTTCACCCCGAACGGGGTCGAGCAGTCCACCCGGGCGAGCGTGGCCGCCTACCGGGCGCGGCGGCTGACGGAGCTGGGCGTGACCTCCGTGGCCGACCTGTGCTGCGGCATCGGCGGGGACGCCATCGCGCTGGCGCGGGCCGGAATCCGGGTACTGGCCGTGGACCGCGACCCGCTGACCGCGGCGGCGGCCCGCGCCAACGCCGAGGCGCTGGGCCTGGCGGAGCTGATCGAGGTGCGCGAGGCCGATGTGACGGAGGTGGACACCGCCGGGTACGACGCGGTGTTCGCGGACCCGGCCCGGCGCGGCGGGCGCGGCCGGGTGTTCGACCCCGAGGCGTACTCGCCGCCGCTGTCCTGGGCGGTCGAGACGGCCCGCCGGGCGCCCCGCGCGGCGCTGAAGATCGCGCCCGGCATCCCGCACGAGATCGTCCCGGCCGAGGCCGAGGCCGAGTGGATCTCGGACGGCGGGGACGTGAAGGAGGCCGTGCTGTGGTTCGGCACCGGGGCGCCGGGCGCCGTACGGGCCACCCTGCTGCCGGGACCGCGCACGCTGCTCGGCCGCGGCCTGCCCGACCCGGCGGTGCGGCCGGTGGGGCGGTACCTGTACGAGCCGGACGGCGCGGTCATCCGCGCCCACCTGGTCGCGGAGGTGGCCGAGGAGCTCGGCGGCGGGCTGCTGGACGCGACCATCGCCTACGTCACCGCCGACGAGCCGCGGCCCACTCCGTACGCCACCGGCTACGAGATCACCGACCGGCTGCCCTTCAACGTCAAGCGGCTCAAGGCCCTGCTGCGCGAGCGCGAGGTCGGCACGCTGACCGTGAAGAAGCGCGGCTCGGCCGTCGAACCGGAGGAGCTGCGCCGCAAGGTGAGGCCGCAGGGGCCGAACGCGGCCACCGTCTTCCTCACCCGGGTGGCGGGGGCGCCGACGATGCTGATCGGTCAGCCGCTGGGCTGATCCGCCCGGCGCAGCAGCAGCGCGCGTTCGCGTTCGTTGCGGGTCAGACCGGCCGCCCGGAGGAACTCCTCGCGGGCCTCGGGGACGCGTCCCAGCCGGGCCAGCAGGTCGCCGCGGACGCTGGGCAGCAGGTGGTAGCCGCGCAGCGCGGGTTCGGCGGCCAGGGCGTCCACCAGTTCCAGGCCCCGCTGCGGCCCCTCGGCCATCGACACGGCGACCGCGCGGTTCAGCTCGACCACCGGGGACGGCGCGCGGGCGGCCAGCAGTCCGTACAGGGCGGCGATGGCCCGCCAGTCGGTCTCCTCGTAGGTGTACGCGCGCGCGTGGCAGGCGGCGATGGCCGCCTGGAGGGCGTACGGTCCCGGCGGTCCCGCCGCGGTGGCCCCGGCGCGCTCCAGCGCGTGCACCCCGCGCGCGATGAGCATGCGGTTCCAGCGGCGGCGGTCCTGGTCCCGCAGCAGCACCGGTGTGCCGTCGGGGGCGGTACGGGCGGGGGTGCGGGACGCCTGGAACTCCAGCAGCGCGCTCAGGCCGTGCACCTCGGGCTCCCCCGGCATCAGCCCGGACAGCACCCGGGCCAGCCGCAAGGCGTCCTCACACAGGCCGGGGCGCAGCCAGTCGTCGCCGGCGGTGGCCGCGTACCCCTCGTTGAAGATCAGGTAGACGACGTCCAGGACGGAGCCGAGGCGGGCGGCGCGGTCGGGCCCGTACGGCACCTCGAAGGCGACGTTCTTCGCCGCGAGGGTGCGTTTGGCGCGGACGATCCGCTGCGCGACCGTCGCCTCCGGCACCAGGAAGGCGCGGGCGATCTCGGCCGTGGTCAGGCCGCCGAGCAGGCGCAGCGTGAGCGCGGTGCGGGCCTGCGGGGTCAGCACCGGGTGGCAGGCGGTGAAGACCAGCCGGAGCAGGTCGTCGTCGATGCCGTCGGGCTCCGCGGGCTCCGCGGGCGGCGCGGTGGTCTCCAGGTCCCGGCCGATCTCGGCCAGTTTGCGGGCGTAGACCTCGCGGCGCCGGACCAGGTCGACCGCCCGGCGCCGGGCGATGGCCGTCAGCCAGGCACCGGGGTTGTCGGGCACCCCGTCCCGGGGCCACTGCTCCAGCGCGGCGACCAGCGCGTCCTGCGCCAGTTCCTCGGCGATCCCGACGTCCCGCACGATCCGCGTGACGCCGGCGATCACCCGCGGCGCCTGGAGCCGGAAGACGGTCTCGATGGCCTGGGCGGGGGTCGGCCGGTCTGCCGTGGGCTGTGGTCGCACAGCCCACATGCAACACCGAGTGAGGCTTTCGGCCAAGTGGCTCAGTACTCAGTACTCAACGATTTCCCGCAGCTCGCAGGCGATGGTCCACTCCGGGCCGTGGATGCTCAGGAAGCGCCGGGTCCATTCCAGGGCCTCGGCGCGGTCCTTGCACTGCATGAACGCGTAGCCGCCGACGACCTCCTTGGACTCGGCGAACGGCCCGTCGGTCACGGAGGTCCGCTCGCCGTCCCAGGCCACCCGGACGGCCTGCGCGGCCGGGGTCAGCCCGGAGGTGTCGAGCAGGACGCCGGCCTTGGTCATCTCCTCGATCAGCTCACCCATCCGCTGCATCAGCTCCGGGCTGGGGCCCCCGGCGGGCGCGGTGGACTCGTCGATGCGCACGAGCGACAGGTAGCGGGGCATGGTGTCTCCCTCGGTCGGGCGGTGGGGCCGTTCCCCACCGCTCGCCTGTACGTCGAACGGGAGACGCAGGGATCGACACGGGCACCGAAAAAATCCGGGGAGATTTTTCCGCCGCCCGTTCCGCACACCCCAAAAGCCCCCAAACACCTCGAAGTTCAGCGCAGGGACGCCCAGAGTTCGCTCGCCCGGGGTTCCTCGGGGATCACGCGGTTGGGGTCGGAGGGGGCCGTGACGACCGGCATCGTCACCGTGGTCACCCGGTCGGCGGTGAGGCCCTCCAGGCTCCGGCCGAGGCTCATCAGCTCGCCCAGGGAGTCCAGTCCGGTGTCGGTGGTCAGGCCGGCGGTGGCGGCGTCGGCGACCCGGTACAGCCGGGCCGGGTCGGTGAGCAGTCCGGCGTCGGCGACCTGCTCCAGCAGGGCCTTCACCAGCGTCTGCTGGAGCCCTATGCGGCCCAGGTCGCTGCCGTCGCCTATGCCGTGCCGGGTGCGGGCGAGGGCCAGGGCTTGTGCGCCGTCGAGGTGGTGGGTGCCGGCCGCGAGGTGCAGGTGGCTCTGGTCGTCGTCGATGTCCTGGCCGGTGGTGACGTCCACCCCGCCGAGCGCGTCGACCAGCCGGGCGAAGCCGGAGAAGTCGATTTCGAGGTAGTGGTCCATGCGGACGCCGGTGAGGGTCTCCACGGTCTTCACCGCGCACACCGGACCGCCCACCGCGTAGGCGCTGTTGAACATCACGCCGTACGCCGGTGCCGAGGCGCCGCCCGAGTCGAGCGGGCAGGACGGGCGGGTGACGAGCGTGTCGCGCGGGATGCTGACCACGGTCGCCGTCGTCCGGCCCGCGTCGAGGTGCACGACCATCGCCGTGTCGGACCGGGCGCCCTCGCTGTCCCCGCCGCCCAGTTCCCGGTTGGCCTCGCCGCTGCGCGAGTCCGAGCCGAGGACCAGGACGTTCAGCGAGCCGGTGGGCACCGGGGGGCCGTCGGCGGAGGCGGCCGGGGCGGGGGTGAGCATCGCGCGGGCGGGCCGGTCGTCGCCGAGCGCGCTGTCGATGTCGACGCTGGTGATGTTGTGGTTCAGGTGCCAGTACGCCCAGCCCGCCGCCGCCACGGCCAGCGCCAGGGTGCCCGTCAGGGTCAGGCCGGCGATCCGGAGCGCCGTGGACCGCCGGCCCGTCCGTCTGCCCGTGTCGCCTTGCTCCTCGTGTCGCGTCACGAGAGGAACATAAGTCCGAATGATGAACGCGCTGTTAGCGCTTTCGGCGCAATCCGGTTTTCTTGTGAAATTCTCATTCAGCGGTCCACGCCGGGCCGTTGGACGAGGCGCCGGCGCGACAGACGGCCGCGCGGGCCGGGACTCTCGGCACGTCAGCTCCCGGCCGGCGCGGGAGCGGCGGTGCTGGAGCGCACCACCAGGCTCGTCGCCAGCTCGACCCGGGTCGTCGCCCGCTCGTCCTCGGCCCGCCCCAGCTCCAGCACCAGCCGGGCCGCGGCCTCGGCCATCTCGGTCAGCGGCTGCCGTACGGTGGTCAGCGGGGGGCCCACCCAGCGGGCCACCGGCAGGTCGTCGAAGCCGACCACGCTGAGGTCCTCCGGGATGCGCAGGCCCAGTTCCCGGGCGGCCTCGTACAGGCCGAGGGCCTGGAGGTCGTTGCCCGCGAAGACGGCGGTGGGCCGGTCCGGGCGGCGCAGCAGCTCCAGTCCCAGGCGGTACCCGGCGTCGTGGTGGAAGTCGCCGGTCAGCACCAGCGAGGGGTCCACGGGCAGCCCGGCCGTCTCCAGCGCCGCCCGGTAGCCGTCCATCCGGGCGCGGCTGCCCATCATCCGGGACGGGCCGCTGATGGCGCCGATCCGGGTGTGGCCGAGCTCCACCAGGTGCCGGGTGGCGGCGAGCCCGCCCTGCCAGTTGGTGGCGCCGATGGAGGGCACGTCCGGGCCCGGGTCGCCGGCCGGGTCCATCACCACGAACGGGACGGAGCGGCTGGTCAACAGGGCCCGCTGGGACTCGTCGAGGTCGGACAGCACCAGCACCACGCCGTGCGGGCGGCGGGCGGCGACCTGGTCGGCCCAGGTGCGGCCGGGGGTGAGCCGGCCGGCCGACTCGGACAGCACCACGCTCAGCCCGGCGTCCCTGGCCACGTTCTCCACGCCCCGGATGACCTCCAGCGCCCAGGCGCTCTCCAGTTCGTGGAAGACGAGGTCGATCAGCGGCGAGCGGGACGCCTCGGCGCGCCGGCGCCGGTAGCCGTGGGCGCGCAGCAGCTCCTCGACCCGGGTGCGCGTCGCCGGGGCGACATCGGCGCGGCCGTTGAGGACCTTCGAAACAGTCGGGGCGGAGACCCCGGCCTCCCGGGCGATCTCGGCGAGGGTCGCCGTCTGGGTTGCTGCGGGCTTCGGCGGCTTCATACCGGCGATCGTAGCGGCGCGGAAGCGTGCGACGAAGAACTGTGCACCGCAAAGCCCTCGAAACTTTCGGACTGGGGTCCGAAATCTGGCCGAAACTTTCGGGCCCGCCACAACGCCGACACCCCGCCTCCGGTGTCCCGGGGGCGGGGTGTCGAGTGGAGCGCCGGGCAGGCCTTGCACCTGCATCTCCCCGCAGGAAGCGGGGCGTCTTTCCTTGGACCACCAACGCACTGGCTCCGGGCCGGTGTTCCGGCCGTTCGCTGTGTGATGATCATAGCGCAGGAAGGGGGCCCCTCCGCAACTCCAGTCACAGGAGTCTCGCCGGCCTCAGGCGCCCCACCGCGCTCCCCTGCGTCAGCCGTCCGCCACCGACTCGAACCGCCACCGGTGCACGGCCCGCGTCACCAGCTCCGGGTCCGGCTCGGGCAGCTCCGGCAGCGGGGCGTCGTACGGGGCGTCCCACCAGGTGACGACCAGCACCCGGTCCTGCGGCGCGCGGAAGGTCTCGCGGCGCAGCGGCTCCCCGGCCAGGCGCTGGGCGCGGACCCAGGCGAGCAGGTCGGCGCCCCGGCCCTCGGCGGCCCGCGCCTCCCACATCAGTGCGACGGTCACGAGTACAGGTTCTCCTTGCTGACCTCGTGCACGTGGTCGTGGCCGTGTCCGGGGACGTGCGGGTCGGTCACCGGCAGGGAGGAGTCGGCCGACAGGTCCCAGCTGGAGGCGGCCCGGTTGCGGGCGACCATCTCGGCGCCCAGCGCGGCCACCATCGCGCCGTTGTCCGTGCACAGCTTGGGGCGCGGCACGCGCAGCCGGATGCCGGCCGCCTCGCAGCGCTCCTGGGCGAGGGCGCGCAGCCGGGAGTTGGCCGCGACACCGCCGCCGATCATCAGGTGGTCCACGCCCTCGTCCTTGCAGGCGCGGACGGCCTTGCGGGTCAGCACGTCGACCACGGCCTCCTGGAAGGAGGCGGCGACGTCACGGACCGGGACCTCCTCGCCGGCCGCGCGCCTGGCCTCGATCCACCGGGCCACGGCGGTCTTCAGGCCGGAGAAGGAGAAGTCGTACGCCGGGTCGCGGGGGCCGGTCAGGCCGCGCGGGAAGGCGATGGCCGCCGGGTCGCCCTCCTTGGCGTAGCGGTCGATGACGGGGCCGCCGGGGAAGCCCAGGTTCAGCACGCGGGCGATCTTGTCGAAGGCCTCGCCGGCCGCGTCGTCGATGGTCGCACCCATCGGGCGCACATCGGAGGTGATGTCCGCGGACAGCAGCAGCGAGGAGTGGCCGCCGGAGACCAGCAGGGCCATCGTCGGCTCGGGCAGCGGGCCGTGCTCCAGCTGGTCCACGCAGATGTGCGAGGCGAGGTGGTTCACGCCGTACAAGGGCTTGCCGAGGGCGTAGGCGTACGCCTTGGCCGCCGAGACGCCGACGAGCAGGGCGCCCGCGAGGCCGGGGCCCGCGGTGACCGCGATGCCGTCCAGGTCCTTGGCGCTGACTCCCGCCTCCTTCAGCGCGCGGTCGATGGTGGGGACCATCGCCTCCAGGTGGGCCCGGGACGCCACCTCCGGTACGACACCACCGAACCGGGCGTGCTCGTCGACGCTGGAGGCGACGGCGTCCGCCAGCAGGGTGGTGCCGCGGACGATGCCGACGCCGGTCTCGTCGCAGGAGGTCTCGATGCCGAGGACGAGAGGTTCGTCAGTCATTGATCTCGGTTCCTTGTACTGGGTCGGACCCGGCGGCGGTGCCGCTGTCGGATCCCGTGGTCAGGCGCATCACCAGGGCGTCCACGTTGCCGGGCTGGTAGTAGCCGCGCCGGAAACCGACGGGGACGAAGCCGAAGCGTTCGTAGAGCTTCTGGGCGCGGACGTTGTCGACCCGGCATTCGAGCATCACCTCGGGGCACTCGAACGCGGTCGCCGCGCGCAGCAGTTCCGCCAGCAGGCGGGCGCCGAGGCCGGTGCCCTGGTGGTCGCGGGCGACGGCGATGGTCTGGACGTCGGCCACGTCACCGGCCGCGGCCAGGCCCCCGTACCCGACGATCCGGCCGTCGGCGGACTCGGCGACGAGGTAGCACCGGGTGGACTCGGGGCCCCGGGCGTGGGCCAGCTCGGACCAGAACATCCCGCGGGACCAGGCGTCCTCGGGGAACAGGTCCCGCTCCAGCTCCAGGACCGGGTCGATGTCCCACCAGCGCATCTCGCGCAGTCGGGGAGGTGCCGGCTGTGTCACTTGGGGGTGACCACCTTGTAGTTCTTGGGGACCTGGGCGTCCGGGCGGCGCAGGTACAGCGGCCGGGGCGCGGGCAGTTCGCCGCCCGCGGCCAGCCGCTCCGCCGCGAGCGAGGCGAGCGCGGCGGCGGACACGTGCTCGGGCTCGTGGGCGCTCGGGAACGTGTCCGGGTAGAGCAGCGCGCCCGCGCCGACCGCGGGCAGGCCCGCGACCCGCTCGGCGATGTCGGCGGGGCGGTCCACGGCCGGATCGGTCAGCCGGGTGCGGGAGTCGGCGTACGTCGCCCAGTAGACCTCCTTGCGCCGGGCGTCGGTCGCCACGACGAAGGGGCCCTTCTCGATGTCGGCGGCGTAGGCGAGGCCGTCCAGCGTGCACACGCCGTGCACCGGGACACCGAGCGCGAGGCCGAAGGTGTCCGCGGTCATCAGGCCGACGCGCAGGCCGGTGTAGGGGCCGGGTCCGGTGCCGACGACGACGCCGGTGACGGACTCCAGCTTCAGTCCGGCCCGGGCGAGGACCCGGTCGACGGCCGGCAGCAGCAGCTCTCCGTGCCGGCGCGCGTCCACCTGGCTCGTCGAGGCGATGACGTCCGTGCCGTCGTGCAGCGCGACGGTGACGGCGGGTGTTGCGGTATCCAGAGCGAGCAAGAGCACGCGAACAGCCTACGGCGCCCGCGGCTCGCGCACGGCCGCCCGGGACGAACGGCCACCGGCTGCTACGGTCTCCACGAATACGACATATGCCTCAAAACAGGCTCGAAGCGGACGCGAAGCAGAGGTGGGCGCAGGTGGCAGGGACCAGCTCGGCGATCGTGGCCGGCCTCACCGCGGCGGCCCTGGGAACGGTCGGTTTCCTGGCGCTGCGGGCCCAGGCGACCGTACCGGCCGCGCTGCGCGACGGGCCGGCGGCGAGCGCGTCCGCGGCGGCGAAGGCGAAGGCGCCCCGGGACCGGCGGCACCCGACCGCCCTGCCGGACGGCTCCGGAACGGGTGAACGGGTGGTGTACTCGGTGGACGACGACCGGGTCTGGCTGGTCGCCGCCGGCGACCGGGTGCGGCGCACCTTCACGGTGCGTCCGGGCAGCGTCGACCCGGCGCCGGGCACGTACTGGGTCACCTCCCGCTCCAACACGGCCACCGGCACCGACGGCCTGCCCGTCGAGCACGTGGTGCGGTTCACCAGCGTGGACGAGGTGGTGATCGGGTTCAGCGCGGCCGTGCACAGCGAGTCGGGCCCGGTGGCCGACCCGAACGTGAAGACGGGCGGGATCCGGGAGAGCCGGGCGGACGGCGACGCGCTGTGGCGGTTCGCCACCATCGGGGTGCCGGTGGTGGTGATCCGGTAGGACGCCGGGCCGGCCGCCGGATGCGACGCCCCGGCGGCCGGGCGCGGGCGCTCAGCCCGCCAGCGTCCCCAGGCCCGCCTCGGCCCACCGCTCCCCCAGCCCGGTCAGCGTCACGTGCCGGACCTCGTCCGTCGTGTCGCCGACCGCGCGGTGGATGACGACCTGGAGGCGGTCCTCGGCCAGTTCCTCGACCTTGCCCTCGCCCCACTCCACGACGATCACCGAGTCCGGCAGCGAGACGTCGAGGTCCAGGTCCTCCATCTCGTCCAGGCCGCCGGCCAGGCGGTAGGCGTCGACGTGCACGAGGGGCGGGCCGTCGCCGAGGGACGGGTGCACCCGGGCGATGACGAAGGTCGGCGAGGTGACCGCGCCGCGTACCCCGAGCCCCTCGCCGAGCCCCCGGGTCAGGGTGGTCTTGCCCGCGCCGAGCTCCCCGCTGAGCATCACCAGGTCGCCCGCGCGCAGCAGCCCGGCCAGCCGCCGGCCCAGCTCCCGCATCTGCTCGGGGGAGGTGATCGTCAGCCGGATCTCAGCGGCCGCGTGCGCTGCTGGTGCTGCTGGTCGTTCCATAGCCACTTACGGTAGCCCCTGCGGGCCCCGCTCCCGCGCGGGTGAGCAGGTCGGCGAGCCGGTCGGTGACCACCTCGGGGTGCTCCAGCATCACCAGGTGCCCGGCGTCCGGCACGAGCACCAGCTCGGCGTCGGGCAGCAGGCCGGCGATGGCCTCGCTGTGCTCACTGGGCGTGACCAGGTCCTGCACCCCGGCCAGCACCAGCACCGGCAGGTCCCGGAAGCGGGCGAGCGCCTCGGTCTTGTCGTGGTCGGTGAAGGCCGGGTAGAACTCGGCGACGACGTCGATCGGCGTGGACTCGATCATCCGCTCGGCGAACCGCTCCACCGACGGGTCGACCTCCCCGCCCGCGAACGAGTACCGCTTGATGATCCCGGCGAACAGGTCGGCGGTGGCCCGGCGCCCCTTCTCCACCAGCTCCGCCTGCCGGCCGAGCGCCCGGAGCACCCCGGGCAGGATCCGGCGCACCGCGTTGACCCCGGCCACCGGGAGCCCGAAGTTGACCTCGCCGAGCCGCCCGGACGACGAGCCCACGAAGGCGGTGGCGGCCACCCGGTCCCGGATCAGCTCGGGGTACTGGGCGGCCAGCGCCATCACCGTCATCCCGCCCATCGAGTGGCCGACCAGCACCACCGGGCCGTCGGGGACGGCGGCGTCCAGCACGGCCTTCAGGTCCCGGCCGAGCTGGTCGATGGTGACCGGCACCCGGTCCCGGGTCTGGGCCACGCCCCGCCCGGACCGGCCGTGGCTGCGCTGGTCCCAGTACACGGTCCGTACGACCCCGCGCAGGGCGGCCCGCTGGAAGTGCCAGGAGTCCTGGCTGAGGCAGTAGCCGTGGCAGAAGACGACGGTGACCGGGGCGGGCGCCTTGCTGCCGAAGAGCCGGCGGCGGCGCGGGGAGACCTCCGGGCCCTGGTCGGGCTCGGCCTCGTCGACCTCGTAGTACAGCTCGGTGCCGTCGTCGGCGTACGCCGTGCCGGGGGTGCCGCGCAGGGTGCCGTACGGGCCGGCCGCGTCCAGCGCCAGCCGGGCCTTGCGGCGCACCTCGCGCCCCACCGTCATCCGCTCCACGGCGACACCGGCCGCCGCGCCCGCGGCGAGCACGCCCAGCGCGGCACCGGCGATGCCGGTCGCCCGGCGCCAGCTCCCGGCCGCCCCCGCGGCGGAGGCGGAGGCGGCCGAGGCGACGAGGTCCGCCACGGTCTCCGCGCTGCTCTCGCTCACGTACCGCTCCTCTTTCCCCTGCTGGAGTTCGCCTGGACGGGCGAAACGGATGGTGACGCCGGTGGTCCCGGGCCGCGTGCCGGTGCGGCCGGTGGTCCGGGGCCGTCGCTCCGGGACGGGTTACCCCGCTTCCCGCTCGTCCACATGGACGCGCGGGACCCGGGTGCCGATGCGGGTGACGATCTCGTACGCGATCGTGCCGCAGGCCTGCGCCCAGTCCTCGGCGGTGGGCTCGCCCCGGTCGCCCGGTCCGAAGAGCACCGCCTCGGTCCCCACCGGGGGCTCGTCACCGCCGAGGTCCACCACGAACTGGTCCATGGCGACCCGCCCGGCGACCGTCCGCCACTTGCCGTCGACCAGCACCGGGCCACTGCCCGAGGCGTGCCGCGGGATGCCGTCCGCGTAGCCGACCGGGACCAGGCCGAGGGTGGTCTCGCCGGGGGTGACGTAGTGGTGGCCGTAGCTGACGCCGTGGCCGCCCGGTGCGTGCTTGACCAGGGCGAGGGAGGCGCTGAGCGTCATCACCGGGCGCAGCCCGAAGTCCGCCGGGGTGCCCAGTTCCGGGCTGGGCGAGACGCCGTACATCGCGATGCCGGTGCGGACCAGGTCGAAGTGGCTCTCGGGCAGGGTGAGGGCGGCCGGCGAGTTGGCGATGTGCCGCACCTCGGGCCGTACGCCCCGCTCCTCGGCGTACGCCACCATCTCCCGGAACCGGGTGAGCTGGGCGGCGATGGAGGGGTGCCCCGGCTCGTCGGCGCACGCGAAGTGCGACCACAGTCCGGTGACCCGGACCAGCCCCTCGGCCTCGGCGCGCAGCGCCTCGCCGACCAGTTCGGCCCAGTCGGCGCCGGGCTGGCAGCCGTTGCGGCCGAGCCCGGTGTCGGCCTTGAGCTGCACGCGCGCGGGGCGGCCCGCCGCGCGGGCGGCGGCGGTGACCTCGCGCAGCGCCCACATGCCGCTCAACGACACGTCGATGTCGGCCTCGACGGCCTCCCGCCAGGGGCCGCCCGGCACCCACAGCCAGCACAGCAGGCGGCCGGACAGCCCGGCGGCACGCAGTGCGAGGGCCTCCTCGGCGGTGGCCGTGCCGAGCCAGGTGGCACCGGCCGCGAGGGCGGCGCGGGCGCACGGCACCGCGCCGTGGCCGTACGCGTCGGACTTGACGACGGCCATCACGGCGGCGCCCTTCGCCCGGGCGCGCAGGGCGCGCACATTGGCGCGCAGGGCGCCCAGATCGATCTCGGCGCGGGCGCGCAGGGCGGCGGTCGGCTCAGCTGCTGTCTCAGTCATCGCGCCCCAGTCTCTCAGAGGCCGCCGACGGCCCACGGGGCCCGGGCCCGGCGACCGGGCTCCCCCACGACCGCCCGGCCCCCGACAACCACCGGCGAGCGCCCAGCCTCACGACACACCCGGCCGGGCCGGGGAGGCGGTGCCCGCGGCACGCCCGGCCCGCCCGGAAACCCGGTACCCGCAACACGCCCGGCCCGCCCGGAAACCTGTACCCGCAGCACGTCCGGCCACCGGGGACCAGGTACCGGCAACGCACCCGACCCGCCAGGATTCGCGTACGCGCAACACACCCGGCCTGTCAGGAATCCCGTACGCGCAACGCACCCGGCGCGCCCGGGAACCCCGTACCCGCGACGCGCCCAGGTACCGGACCGCGACGGCTCAACCCCGTACGTTCCGCCACGCCTCCGGAATCCGGGCCGCCACGTCGTGGGCCCCCGTCGGCGCCCCCTGCGCGGCGAAGCGGCCCGCCAGGCCGTGCAGGTACGCGGCCACGCTCCCGGCGTCCAGCGGGTCCAGGCCGGACGCCAGCAGGGAACCGGCGAGGCCGGAGAGCACGTCGCCGCTGCCGGCCGTGGCCAGCCAGGGGGTGCCGGTGGGGTTGACCCGTACCGGTCCGCCGTCGGGGCCGGCGACCAGGGTGGTGGAGCCCTTCAGCAGGACCGTCGCCCGGTACCGCGCGGCCAGTTCGCGCGCCGCGGCCAGCCGGGCGGCCTCGACCTCCTCGCGCCGCACCCCCAGCAGCGCGGCGGCCTCGCCCGCGTGCGGGGTCATCAGCGTCGGCGCGCCGCGCCCC
This window harbors:
- a CDS encoding THUMP-like domain-containing protein, encoding MNDLALLLTPEGRALLDEVRDTEPARELAVATRLRRDHPAELVSAALGQARLRQRAVAKFGAEDAGRMFFTPNGVEQSTRASVAAYRARRLTELGVTSVADLCCGIGGDAIALARAGIRVLAVDRDPLTAAAARANAEALGLAELIEVREADVTEVDTAGYDAVFADPARRGGRGRVFDPEAYSPPLSWAVETARRAPRAALKIAPGIPHEIVPAEAEAEWISDGGDVKEAVLWFGTGAPGAVRATLLPGPRTLLGRGLPDPAVRPVGRYLYEPDGAVIRAHLVAEVAEELGGGLLDATIAYVTADEPRPTPYATGYEITDRLPFNVKRLKALLREREVGTLTVKKRGSAVEPEELRRKVRPQGPNAATVFLTRVAGAPTMLIGQPLG
- a CDS encoding LCP family protein, producing MTRHEEQGDTGRRTGRRSTALRIAGLTLTGTLALAVAAAGWAYWHLNHNITSVDIDSALGDDRPARAMLTPAPAASADGPPVPTGSLNVLVLGSDSRSGEANRELGGGDSEGARSDTAMVVHLDAGRTTATVVSIPRDTLVTRPSCPLDSGGASAPAYGVMFNSAYAVGGPVCAVKTVETLTGVRMDHYLEIDFSGFARLVDALGGVDVTTGQDIDDDQSHLHLAAGTHHLDGAQALALARTRHGIGDGSDLGRIGLQQTLVKALLEQVADAGLLTDPARLYRVADAATAGLTTDTGLDSLGELMSLGRSLEGLTADRVTTVTMPVVTAPSDPNRVIPEEPRASELWASLR
- a CDS encoding LacI family DNA-binding transcriptional regulator; translation: MKPPKPAATQTATLAEIAREAGVSAPTVSKVLNGRADVAPATRTRVEELLRAHGYRRRRAEASRSPLIDLVFHELESAWALEVIRGVENVARDAGLSVVLSESAGRLTPGRTWADQVAARRPHGVVLVLSDLDESQRALLTSRSVPFVVMDPAGDPGPDVPSIGATNWQGGLAATRHLVELGHTRIGAISGPSRMMGSRARMDGYRAALETAGLPVDPSLVLTGDFHHDAGYRLGLELLRRPDRPTAVFAGNDLQALGLYEAARELGLRIPEDLSVVGFDDLPVARWVGPPLTTVRQPLTEMAEAAARLVLELGRAEDERATTRVELATSLVVRSSTAAPAPAGS
- a CDS encoding YciI family protein, producing the protein MPRYLSLVRIDESTAPAGGPSPELMQRMGELIEEMTKAGVLLDTSGLTPAAQAVRVAWDGERTSVTDGPFAESKEVVGGYAFMQCKDRAEALEWTRRFLSIHGPEWTIACELREIVEY
- the tsaB gene encoding tRNA (adenosine(37)-N6)-threonylcarbamoyltransferase complex dimerization subunit type 1 TsaB, which translates into the protein MLLLALDTATPAVTVALHDGTDVIASTSQVDARRHGELLLPAVDRVLARAGLKLESVTGVVVGTGPGPYTGLRVGLMTADTFGLALGVPVHGVCTLDGLAYAADIEKGPFVVATDARRKEVYWATYADSRTRLTDPAVDRPADIAERVAGLPAVGAGALLYPDTFPSAHEPEHVSAAALASLAAERLAAGGELPAPRPLYLRRPDAQVPKNYKVVTPK
- the tsaD gene encoding tRNA (adenosine(37)-N6)-threonylcarbamoyltransferase complex transferase subunit TsaD; translated protein: MTDEPLVLGIETSCDETGVGIVRGTTLLADAVASSVDEHARFGGVVPEVASRAHLEAMVPTIDRALKEAGVSAKDLDGIAVTAGPGLAGALLVGVSAAKAYAYALGKPLYGVNHLASHICVDQLEHGPLPEPTMALLVSGGHSSLLLSADITSDVRPMGATIDDAAGEAFDKIARVLNLGFPGGPVIDRYAKEGDPAAIAFPRGLTGPRDPAYDFSFSGLKTAVARWIEARRAAGEEVPVRDVAASFQEAVVDVLTRKAVRACKDEGVDHLMIGGGVAANSRLRALAQERCEAAGIRLRVPRPKLCTDNGAMVAALGAEMVARNRAASSWDLSADSSLPVTDPHVPGHGHDHVHEVSKENLYS
- a CDS encoding RNA polymerase sigma factor codes for the protein MWAVRPQPTADRPTPAQAIETVFRLQAPRVIAGVTRIVRDVGIAEELAQDALVAALEQWPRDGVPDNPGAWLTAIARRRAVDLVRRREVYARKLAEIGRDLETTAPPAEPAEPDGIDDDLLRLVFTACHPVLTPQARTALTLRLLGGLTTAEIARAFLVPEATVAQRIVRAKRTLAAKNVAFEVPYGPDRAARLGSVLDVVYLIFNEGYAATAGDDWLRPGLCEDALRLARVLSGLMPGEPEVHGLSALLEFQASRTPARTAPDGTPVLLRDQDRRRWNRMLIARGVHALERAGATAAGPPGPYALQAAIAACHARAYTYEETDWRAIAALYGLLAARAPSPVVELNRAVAVSMAEGPQRGLELVDALAAEPALRGYHLLPSVRGDLLARLGRVPEAREEFLRAAGLTRNERERALLLRRADQPSG
- the rimI gene encoding ribosomal protein S18-alanine N-acetyltransferase, producing MRWWDIDPVLELERDLFPEDAWSRGMFWSELAHARGPESTRCYLVAESADGRIVGYGGLAAAGDVADVQTIAVARDHQGTGLGARLLAELLRAATAFECPEVMLECRVDNVRAQKLYERFGFVPVGFRRGYYQPGNVDALVMRLTTGSDSGTAAGSDPVQGTEIND
- the tsaE gene encoding tRNA (adenosine(37)-N6)-threonylcarbamoyltransferase complex ATPase subunit type 1 TsaE, which codes for MERPAAPAAHAAAEIRLTITSPEQMRELGRRLAGLLRAGDLVMLSGELGAGKTTLTRGLGEGLGVRGAVTSPTFVIARVHPSLGDGPPLVHVDAYRLAGGLDEMEDLDLDVSLPDSVIVVEWGEGKVEELAEDRLQVVIHRAVGDTTDEVRHVTLTGLGERWAEAGLGTLAG